The Bradyrhizobium oligotrophicum S58 genome contains the following window.
CCGGCGAATACGACCTGCAAAGGATTGGTTCGGAGCTTGCATGACGCCCTGCCAATCCAGCGGGAGACACGGCGATGGCGATGGCAGCAACTGATATCGAGCGTCTGATCAAGGACGCGTTCCCGGATGCAATCGTCGTGATCGAGGATCTGGCCGGCGACGGCGACCATTATTCGGCGCGCGTCACCTCACAGGCTTTCGCGGGAAAGAGCCGGGTGCAGCAGCATCAGATGGTCTATTCGGCCCTGAAGGGCCAGATGGGCGGCGTTCTGCATGCGCTCGCGCTCGAGACATCATTGCCGAAATGATCGGCGCTGCCGAACTGATCGGTCGCATCCAGGGATGAAAGGATTACGTCAATGTCGACATCCGAACGCATTCAGAAGCTGATCGACAGCAATGATATCGTTCTCTTCATGAAGGGCGTGCCGGCGGCACCGCAATGCGGCTTCTCGTCCGCGGTGGCACAGATCCTGGCAAAGCTCGACGTGCCCTTTGAAGGCGTCAACGTGCTGGCCGATCCCTTCATCCGCGAGGGAATCAAGGAATTCTCCAACTGGCCGACCATTCCCCAGCTGTATGTGAAGGGCGAGTTCGTCGGCGGCTGCGATATCGTGCGCGAGATGTTCCAGGCCGGTGAGCTCGCGACCCTGCTGGCCGACAAGGGCATCAAGGCGCCGGCGTCATGAGCGATTCTGAAGTCGCCGAGGCCGATGACGAGTTCGAGGTTCCGCAGCTCTACAAATATCACGCCTTCGTCTGTCTGACGCAGCGGCCACCGGGACATCCGCGCGGCAGCTGCGGCGCGCTCGGCGTGCAGCCGCTGTGGGACCGGCTCACCAAGACCATCGAATCGCAGCGGCTGACGGATATCGGCGTCACCGCCGCCGGGTGCTTCGGCTTCTGCAGTGCAGGCCCGATGATGGTGGTCTATCCCGATGGCATCTGGTATCGGCCGACCAAGCCTGAGGACATCGACGAGATCGTCGAGTCCCACTTCAAGCAGGGCAAGCGCGTCGATCGCCTCGTG
Protein-coding sequences here:
- a CDS encoding BolA/IbaG family iron-sulfur metabolism protein, which translates into the protein MAMAATDIERLIKDAFPDAIVVIEDLAGDGDHYSARVTSQAFAGKSRVQQHQMVYSALKGQMGGVLHALALETSLPK
- the grxD gene encoding Grx4 family monothiol glutaredoxin, with protein sequence MSTSERIQKLIDSNDIVLFMKGVPAAPQCGFSSAVAQILAKLDVPFEGVNVLADPFIREGIKEFSNWPTIPQLYVKGEFVGGCDIVREMFQAGELATLLADKGIKAPAS
- a CDS encoding (2Fe-2S) ferredoxin domain-containing protein, whose translation is MSDSEVAEADDEFEVPQLYKYHAFVCLTQRPPGHPRGSCGALGVQPLWDRLTKTIESQRLTDIGVTAAGCFGFCSAGPMMVVYPDGIWYRPTKPEDIDEIVESHFKQGKRVDRLVMVLKR